A single region of the Gloeomargarita sp. SRBZ-1_bins_9 genome encodes:
- a CDS encoding 1-acyl-sn-glycerol-3-phosphate acyltransferase, producing the protein MRGAQPGLRFIPPQYNPWLNRLIRLLLPAWLRFRLRITQVQVEGAEELVTWYDRLQRGEARLLLAFRHPTLDDPYAMLYLLARAVPQAARRIGVRLRLPLHSYFVYDRGIPLWAGRWVGWLFAQLGGIPIQRGRSDRLALKTIREVLLRGDMPLTVAPEGGINSLSERLGPLEPGLAQMGFWCLEDLVKQGQVVPVVIVPIGLQYSFVRPPWSSINGVLARLESYCHLPVISSLPTEPADRLAQLYTRLLRLADYLLNQMEAFYAQFYHHPRPTLADDLTVNDRLRLRLDHLRDVALQVTESFLGLTAEGSVIDRCRRIEAVAREWIYRQDLATLSPVARGLADRIAQEAELRLWHMQLVEQLTSVTDDYLREKPSADRFGEVVLILWSVVNHLRGRHQPLRLGDRRLTLRVGKALCLNDYWPTYCTGRKAARQVVQDVTDRLAEQLQGLISS; encoded by the coding sequence ATGCGGGGGGCGCAACCGGGTTTACGGTTTATCCCACCCCAGTACAATCCCTGGCTGAATCGGTTGATCCGACTACTGTTGCCGGCGTGGTTGCGCTTCCGGTTGCGGATTACCCAGGTGCAGGTGGAGGGGGCGGAGGAGTTGGTGACCTGGTACGACCGGTTGCAGCGGGGAGAAGCCCGTTTGTTGCTGGCCTTTCGCCATCCCACCCTGGATGATCCCTACGCAATGCTGTATTTACTGGCGCGAGCGGTTCCCCAAGCGGCGCGACGGATCGGTGTGCGGCTACGGCTGCCCCTCCATAGCTACTTTGTCTATGACCGGGGCATTCCCCTGTGGGCGGGGCGATGGGTGGGTTGGTTGTTTGCCCAGTTGGGCGGGATTCCCATTCAGCGGGGACGGAGTGACCGGCTGGCCCTGAAAACCATTCGCGAGGTGCTGCTGCGGGGGGATATGCCCTTGACGGTGGCGCCGGAGGGAGGAATCAACAGCCTGAGTGAACGCCTCGGCCCCCTGGAACCGGGGTTGGCACAGATGGGGTTTTGGTGTCTGGAGGATTTGGTGAAACAGGGGCAGGTGGTGCCGGTGGTCATCGTGCCCATTGGCCTGCAATACAGCTTCGTGCGTCCCCCCTGGTCGTCTATCAATGGGGTGCTGGCCCGCCTGGAAAGCTACTGTCATCTGCCTGTGATCTCTTCCCTGCCGACGGAACCGGCTGACCGCCTGGCCCAGCTTTACACGCGCCTCCTGCGGTTGGCGGATTATCTCCTCAACCAAATGGAAGCCTTCTATGCCCAGTTCTACCATCACCCCCGCCCGACCCTGGCGGATGACCTGACGGTGAATGACCGTCTGCGCCTGCGGTTAGACCATTTGCGGGACGTGGCCCTGCAGGTGACGGAATCATTTTTGGGGTTGACCGCCGAAGGCAGCGTGATCGACCGGTGTCGGCGGATTGAAGCCGTGGCCCGGGAGTGGATATACCGGCAGGATTTGGCGACCCTCTCCCCTGTAGCTCGTGGGCTGGCGGACCGGATTGCCCAGGAAGCGGAACTCCGTCTCTGGCACATGCAGTTGGTCGAGCAGCTCACCAGCGTCACCGACGATTATCTGCGGGAGAAACCCTCGGCCGACCGTTTTGGGGAAGTTGTCCTCATCCTCTGGTCTGTGGTGAATCATTTACGGGGGCGCCACCAACCCCTGCGCTTGGGGGACCGTCGCCTGACCCTGCGGGTGGGCAAAGCCCTCTGTTTGAACGACTACTGGCCGACCTACTGCACTGGTCGCAAGGCTGCCCGCCAGGTGGTTCAGGACGTGACCGACCGTTTGGCAGAACAGTTACAGGGGCTGATTAGCAGCTAG